One Dysidea avara chromosome 7, odDysAvar1.4, whole genome shotgun sequence genomic region harbors:
- the LOC136261560 gene encoding glycosylated lysosomal membrane protein A-like, with translation MMRGTTRWFLLILGVYSGIQTVRSDTRHHYCSKLNFCGDDKKCSDGQLNYFRATGQNDTLHYAWSTVGYPTLFMSRSAFVNSSDCASSIHVSNYSEFNDNQSPGSVRIDGAITNFSFALVFKSIIDFQVDNKKLPSTSAFKPNKNSYRSYDLNERDLSWSSYSFYNGTIGMDTSDYSNMSVTFLITPRTDDGYERGYAPKPWFTADSVTFDMVIHGYPYKNGTDRRLAVEVEMIQGLGVGKHGSVGEKYSKDDEYTPSVFYTNFFSFSGAEGNGYVLWKPITYLNTDRVSSHSQQANYVKGNTTKDDLPPSLALAIYGNEYSNATTLYLVFGTEKDDSALNNGFYTWTGTMGYGAQPEEHFSVLVILVLVIGLGIPAGLTMLAVVFVVSLNIYKGYKQRRGYRAI, from the exons ATGATGAGAGGAACAACCCGTTGGTTTCTACTAATATTGGGTGTTTATTCAGGAATACAGACAGTCCGGAGCGATACGCGACAT CATTATTGCTCCAAGTTGAATTTTTGTGGAGATGATAAGAAATGTTCAGATGGTCAGCTGAATTATTTCAGAGCAACAGGACAGAATGATACTTTGCATTATGCCTGGAGCACAGTGGGCTACCCAACTTTATTTATGTCACGAAGTGCTTTTGTTAATTCAAGTGACTGTGCTAGTAGTATTCACGTTTCCAATTATTCAGAATTTAATGATAACCAGTCCCCTGGATCAGTCAGGATTGATGGAGCTATAACTAACTTCTCTTTTGCACTTGTGTTCAAAAGTATAATTGATTTTCAAGTGGACAATAAGAAATTACCAAGTACCAGTGCATTTAAGCCAAACAAGAATAGCTATAGATCTTATGATTTGAATGAAAGGGATCTTAGTTGGTCATCATATTCTTTCTACAACGGCACAATAGGAATGGACACTTCGGATTATAGTAACATGTCTGTGACATTTCTG ATCACACCACGGACTGATGATGGCTATGAGCGAGGCTATGCACCAAAGCCTTGGTTTACTGCTGACTCGGTCACATTTGATATGGTTATCCATGGTTATCCTTATAAAAATGGGACAGACAGAAGACTAGCAGTTGAAGTGGAGATGATACAAGGATTGGGTGTGGGCAAACATGGCTCAGTTGGGGAGAAGTATTCTAAGGATGACGAGTACACACCGTCGGTATTCTATACCAATTTCTTTTCCTTTAGTGGTGCAGAAGGAAATGGCTATGTTCTGTGGAAGCCAATCACATACCTGAATACTGATCGTGTTTCGTCACATTCACAACAAGCTAATTATGTAAAGGGAAATACAACCAAAGATGACCTACCTCCTAGCTTAGCATTAGCCATATATGgtaatgaatacagtaatgctactACACTGTACTTGGTGTTTGGTACTGAGAAGGATGATAGTGCCCTAAATAATGGCTTCTATACCTG GACTGGCACAATGGGATATGGGGCTCAACCAGAGGAACACTTCAGTGTACTAGTTATTCTAGTATTAGTGATTGGACTAGGAATACCAGCAGGACTGACTATGTTAGCTGTAGTGTTTGTAGTGTCATTGAACATCTACAAAGGTTACAAACAACGTAGAGGGTATAGAGCTATAtga